In the Paenibacillus sp. FSL R7-0337 genome, TCTGGAGGAAATAGAAGAAGCCTGGCTCCGGGAACACTACCCGTTCCGGCAGATGATGGAGGAAGGAATCTATCCGTTGATGGATGATGATGAGGCGGATGAATTTTTTGATTATATCTATACTTATTTCGAGGCCATCCGGGAGTTCTATCAGCAGGCAAGTGCGAGCGCATCCTGCGTTGTGTTCTATATTTCCTAGCCACAGTCATTATTATATTACATTAGAAAAAGGGGCTAGAGAACTTTGCGCAGATATGCTGTTATATTCATAATTCTTCTTCTACTGGTCCCTGCCGCGGGGATAAGCGCCAAGGGGGCTGCCCCGCAGGAGGAGATCCGCCTTACGTTTGCCGGGGATATTCTGCTGGACGGCTTTGTCGGCGACCAGATTGCCAAGTATGGCGTTGATTTCCCGTTCGCCAAGGTAGCGCCGGTGCTGCAGAAGGCAGATATGGCTTTTGCCAATCTGGAGACTCCGGTCTCTGTGCGCGGGGCTGCGGCCAGTAAGACGTTCGCCTTCCGCTCCAAGCCGGCGGCCCTTGAGGGATTAAGCAAAGCGGGGATCGACGGCGTGACCGTAGCCAATAATCATATTCTGGATTACGGCCGGACCGCGATGCTGGATACGCTGATTCATCTGGATAAGAACAACATTGGGCACACCGGTGCGGGTGCCAATATCACTGAAGCGTTCAAACCGTATGTCAAGACCGTCAAGGGCAAGCGGATCGCCGTTCTGGGTACAAGCCGTGTGCTGTCAGATCCTTCGTGGTATGCAGGCAAGAACAGTCCGGGTGCAGCTTCCGCTTATACGGCAGAGCCGCTGATGAGTGCAATTAAGAAGTCTGCCAAGGATAATGATTATACGGTTGTATATATTCACTGGAATCAGGAATTCAAGGATTACCCGGAAGCGTATGCCCGGAAGCTGGCCAAGCAGATGATCGACAGCGGAGCAGATATCATCCTGGGTGCGCATAGTCATTGCCTGATGGGCATTGAATATTACAAGCATAAGCCGATCTATTATTCACTGGGCAATTTTGTGTTCAACCGTTCTACACGGGGCGGAGACAAGACCCTGCATTCCATGTTGGTTAATTTCACCATTATCCCGTCAGGGGTAACCAGCAGCATTACGCCGGTCAAAATCATTGGCGGCCAGCCGAATTTCATGGGGGATGCCTACAATAAAGAGACCATCAAGAAGCTGAACCAGCTCTCCTTCAATGCGAAGATTACAGCGGGCGGGGCAGTCAGCGAGAAACTGTGAAGTAAGCCTTAATGAATCGTTTTGTATGAGGCCATAACCTATAAGCCCGGGGAGCTGTTTCCTAATCCTCCCTGGGCTATTTGGCGTGTTCCTGGTATTATCATAAAGACCGTTTCGGAGTAGAATAGCTATAACGAATTCCATGCAGAGGATGTCCAGTGAATGATGCCCAAGCTTAAGAAGTACATGCCTTTCACCTATAAAATGATGATTCCTTATCTGCTGCTGGTTCTGCTTACGGATGTGTTCATCGGCTATATCTCCTATTCCATGCTGACCGATTCCCGGACAGAGATGGCCGAGTCCAACATCCGTACCGGCATGGAGCAGTCGAGGAACAATATCCGCTATCAGATGGACGAGATTCAGCGGATGTCGGACAACCTGTTCGGCAGCCAGCCATTCCAGCGTGCGCTTGAGCAGAAGGGGACGCCGTTTGAGATCTATCTGACGATGCTTGACGAGATTGTCCCCCAGATTACCGCGCCGCTGCAGCTGTTCGGGAACAAGATCCGCTTTATGCTCTACACCCCGAACGCTGATCTGAACATTGTGTCGGGCGATAATCTGGATGAGCCGATTATTACCAGCGATTACTACATTCTGCCGCTGGACGATATTACAGGCAGTTCATGGTACCGCTCACTGAAGGATTCCAAGCGTGATAATTTGTGGCTGCAGATTGATACGGACCAGAAGCTGGGCAATCTCTCGCATGTGCGCAGACTCGTCAACTTCAGTGACTACAAGTCGCTGATCGGGTATGTGCGGATTACGGTATCGCTGGAGGACCTGTTCGGCGGCTTCGATACCTTTCCGCTGGAGGAAGGAATTACGCTGCGGCTGGTGGAGGAGACCACCGGTGACGTTCTGTTCCAGCGGGGTCCGGCCAATAATAGCAGTGCAGAGGGGAGCTTCCTCAGGCTGCAGGAACCGATTCCGGGCAGTAACTTCATTATTGAAGCGATGGTTCCGCATAAATATCTCACCCAGGATGCCGGACGCCTGCGCCGTGTGATTATCGCGGTCTGCAGTCTTAGCTTCCTGGTCATGACCCTGATCGGGTATGTGGTGGCACGGATATCGGGCCGCAAAATGAGCCGGATCGTAGGCCTGGTGCGCTCCTTCCAGGACGGGAACTTCCAGAAGCGTATCCGCTTCTCCGGCAATGATGAATTCGTGCAGATCGCGGATTCCTTCAATGATATGGCCTCCAACATCCAGGGGCTGATCAACAGCGTGTATGTGCAGGGAATCCAGAAGAAGCAGGCGGAGCTGGAAGCCCTGCAGGCACAGATCAATCCGCATTTTCTCTATAATACACTGTCTACGATCAGCAGCCTGGCTAATCTCGGTGAGATTGGTAAAGTTACGGAGATGGTCCAGGGGCTGTCCCGGTTCTACCGGCTGACGCTCAATCAGGGCAATGTCTATATTGAACTGGAAAAGGAGCTGGATCAGGTGGCTACGTATCTGGAGATCCAGCGGGTCAAATATGCAGATGCCTTCACGCTGCACGTGAATGTGGACGAGGAGATTCTGCATATGCAGGTGATTAAGCTGCTGCTTCAGCCTTTTGTGGAGAATATATTCAAGCATGCCTGGTTCGGTGAGACCATTGCCATCCGGCTGACCGGCAAGCGGGTAGGGGACAATATTGAACTTAAGGTAATCGATAACGGGATCGGCATGCGCCCTGAGGTGGTCAAGCGTATGATGCAGGGGCCGAGCCAGTCAGGCGGGTATGGTGTGAAAAATGTGGACGAGCGGATTAAGCTCAGATACGGCGATGCGTACGGAGTGACAATTGCCAGCTTCTACGGTGGCGGCACAACCGTGCGGCTGCTGCTCCCCGCTGGGCTTCAGGGTGATGAGGAGCTGTAAACCAAGGGCGCTATAATTCGAATAGCTGAGGGACATAGGGTCAGTTACACATACAGGAGGACAAGATTGCGATGAGTATCAATGTATTGCTGGTTGACGATGAAGCGATCGATCTGGAGTGGCTGCGGCGCAGAGTGCTGGCCAGCCCGCTGGATCTTGCAGTGGTAGGAACGGCGAACAGCGGCTTCAATGCGCTTAAGATCATGGAACAGGAGCGGGTGGATATCATCCTGTCCGATATACGGATGCCCATTATGACGGGGACGGAATTCGCGCGGCGGGCCAAGGTCATCCATCCGAAGGTCAAAATTGTCTTCATCAGCGGCCATGAGGATTTCAGCTATGCTAAGGAAGCAAT is a window encoding:
- a CDS encoding CapA family protein encodes the protein MRRYAVIFIILLLLVPAAGISAKGAAPQEEIRLTFAGDILLDGFVGDQIAKYGVDFPFAKVAPVLQKADMAFANLETPVSVRGAAASKTFAFRSKPAALEGLSKAGIDGVTVANNHILDYGRTAMLDTLIHLDKNNIGHTGAGANITEAFKPYVKTVKGKRIAVLGTSRVLSDPSWYAGKNSPGAASAYTAEPLMSAIKKSAKDNDYTVVYIHWNQEFKDYPEAYARKLAKQMIDSGADIILGAHSHCLMGIEYYKHKPIYYSLGNFVFNRSTRGGDKTLHSMLVNFTIIPSGVTSSITPVKIIGGQPNFMGDAYNKETIKKLNQLSFNAKITAGGAVSEKL
- a CDS encoding sensor histidine kinase — encoded protein: MMPKLKKYMPFTYKMMIPYLLLVLLTDVFIGYISYSMLTDSRTEMAESNIRTGMEQSRNNIRYQMDEIQRMSDNLFGSQPFQRALEQKGTPFEIYLTMLDEIVPQITAPLQLFGNKIRFMLYTPNADLNIVSGDNLDEPIITSDYYILPLDDITGSSWYRSLKDSKRDNLWLQIDTDQKLGNLSHVRRLVNFSDYKSLIGYVRITVSLEDLFGGFDTFPLEEGITLRLVEETTGDVLFQRGPANNSSAEGSFLRLQEPIPGSNFIIEAMVPHKYLTQDAGRLRRVIIAVCSLSFLVMTLIGYVVARISGRKMSRIVGLVRSFQDGNFQKRIRFSGNDEFVQIADSFNDMASNIQGLINSVYVQGIQKKQAELEALQAQINPHFLYNTLSTISSLANLGEIGKVTEMVQGLSRFYRLTLNQGNVYIELEKELDQVATYLEIQRVKYADAFTLHVNVDEEILHMQVIKLLLQPFVENIFKHAWFGETIAIRLTGKRVGDNIELKVIDNGIGMRPEVVKRMMQGPSQSGGYGVKNVDERIKLRYGDAYGVTIASFYGGGTTVRLLLPAGLQGDEEL